Within the Syntrophorhabdus sp. genome, the region TAGTGGCCAGATACCTCGGCAAGCAGCCCGGAGCGGCCCAGGCGGCGGCTGTGAAGAAAGAGGCCGTGGGACCCATCCTGCAACTCGACCCCTTCGTCTTCAACCTGACCGGGAACCAGTCCCGGTACGCGAAGGTGACCCTGGGTATAGAGGTCAAGGACGTCAAGGCCATGGAAGAGGCGAAGAAGATGATACCCGTCATCCGTGACAGGATCCTCTCCATATTCGGCACGAAGGCGGCGGAGGTCCTCATGGACGTCAACCAGCGGGAGACCATCAAAAAAGAGGTCCATGCCAGCCTGAAGGCCGTGTTCCCCGGGGACGACGGGCTGAAGGCCGTGTATATCACGGACATCATAATCCAGTGAGGTACTGATGGATCAGGTCCTTTCACAGGCTGAGATCGATGCGTTGCTTGGAGGGATATCGGACGGCGAGATCCTGACGGAGACCGCGGCCCCCGAGGAGCAGCATCAGGAAGCCGCAGAGAAGCAGGTGACGGATTTCGATTTCATCCGTTTCACCAAGGGCAAGAAGGAAAGGCTGCCCGCGCTGGAGTTCATATACGACAGGTTCTCGAAATCCTTCCGCTCGGCCCTCTCCCTGTTCATGGAACGCGAGATCGAGGTGGGTCCCGCTCCCGCACAGTACGTCGAGTACAGCGAGTTCATAAAGACCCTTCCCCTGCCGACGAACATGAACATCGTCGTGACGGAGAACCTCAACGGGTTCTTTATCGTCATTTTCGATGCGAAGCTGATCTTCTCCGTCCTCGAGACGGTTTTCGGAAGTGCCACGATATCTCCCGCCAGGATAGAAGGCAGGGAGTTCACGAAGATCGAGTTCAATGTCATCAGGAAGCTCATCGACCTCGTTTCGTCCGAGATGGAAAAGGCCTGGGAACCCGTCTACGCTATACACTGCAAGTATTCCCGTTCCGAGATCAACCCCAACTACATCACCATGGTGGCCAAGGAGGAAACGGTGAACCTCAACGAGTTCACCATCGAGATCGGGGACATAGCCAGCTGGATGAAGATCTGCATGCCCTATGGCGTCCTGGAAAGCATAAAAGGTTATCTCGTTTCCACCCCGTCCCGTGAGGACATGGAAATGCGCGAAAAATGGCTGGCGAAGATGCGGGATCGCATCATGGACGTACCCGTCGAGGCGCGGGCCATACTGGGAAGGAAGAAAATGTCCCTCCAC harbors:
- a CDS encoding flagellar basal body-associated FliL family protein yields the protein MAEERREAADAAEMEQMEGQEKPAKKKGKFKLILIIVFVLIIAGGAGGYFMFGKKIVARYLGKQPGAAQAAAVKKEAVGPILQLDPFVFNLTGNQSRYAKVTLGIEVKDVKAMEEAKKMIPVIRDRILSIFGTKAAEVLMDVNQRETIKKEVHASLKAVFPGDDGLKAVYITDIIIQ
- the fliM gene encoding flagellar motor switch protein FliM; the protein is MDQVLSQAEIDALLGGISDGEILTETAAPEEQHQEAAEKQVTDFDFIRFTKGKKERLPALEFIYDRFSKSFRSALSLFMEREIEVGPAPAQYVEYSEFIKTLPLPTNMNIVVTENLNGFFIVIFDAKLIFSVLETVFGSATISPARIEGREFTKIEFNVIRKLIDLVSSEMEKAWEPVYAIHCKYSRSEINPNYITMVAKEETVNLNEFTIEIGDIASWMKICMPYGVLESIKGYLVSTPSREDMEMREKWLAKMRDRIMDVPVEARAILGRKKMSLHEFASLGAGNVIMVDRYVNDAIDVEIHRKTKFRGKMGVFKGSKAVRVDEVVQ